From Pangasianodon hypophthalmus isolate fPanHyp1 chromosome 10, fPanHyp1.pri, whole genome shotgun sequence:
atataaatacactgaaatctaatttaaatgcatatttgtGAGCCCATATAAACATATCAGGAGGAGAagtgttaaaacatgttttatattcAGGCACTGTATTCTTTAGGTGCTGTTTGGGTCTCGGTGTCTGTGGACTCCTGTGTGTGGTCCATAATGACCCAAAAGCTGTTTTAGAGAACAGATAACATTATGGCTTTATGATTAAGCACTATGGATGTGAATCtatataaatgtcattttattgttgAAACTGTTGCATTAAATTTAGAACATGAGTGTGCTGTGCTGTGTATTTTTCAGTTATAATATCTAGATTGTGCCTTTTTGTTGATGGTTGATACTGAATTTTATATTCATTCTGATATGTATAAAATGCTATGCCCCATTTATACCAGTCTAATTGTTACTTAAGTGTTGTACTTTATGGCTTGGTGATTCCCAGgtcataaaatttaatattttactgtgcCATAAACCCATGGAATACTGCTTTCTTTGCTTTTTATGGTGTTTAAAATGCTACATAATACCTATGCCTTTGGTAGACCAGAAAgtttaaatgtcatatttcatatttcacttGAAATGTTTCAGGCTGTGTTTAGTGCTAGTATGATACATTTGTCTTCTTGATGTATATAACTTTATTTGCTTACACTGTATGAACCCACAAGAATAAACTCTACCACTATACATGCTCTTGTAATGAACGTGACAGCAAACTGGATAGAAACCCAACCCATTTAATCACATCCTTCAATCACTGTTTATCAATGCAGTAAGAAACAAGTAATTGAGTACATGAACCCAACCTGTCATTACAGACAAACCATCTTAATCACAAATGCTAATTCCAAGTCTGAGCacagtcctgcacacacacgttaattcattttatttatataggtGATTAATACCTGATGAGTGTTTTGGTTCTGATAAAACAGTGCAATAATTGCTCTTTCATGAGTAATGAAGGGACTGCAATCAAGCTAATCAAAATGTCAATACAAATCAATGTCAACGGCTTGGTGTACAGATTACTGCTGCCCTGCTTGCATTGCACCGGACTTGTCCGCTGTTGTATTGACattaaaactgatttaataTTACAGCAAAAAATGACCTGTGCACAGACATTAGAAAATAAAGTATTCACTGAATTAACAGCATAATGCCCTCTATTATTGTATATTCACATTGTGTTGGAATTACAGTCGTTGGTCATTACATGCTTCTGACTTCCACAATTAAAATAGTTAAGAGTATAAAATCAGTATTTAACTCATGTCTATAATACATATCTATAATTCATTTTCTAGTATTGACAAATAATAGTTTAAGTTTACAGTATGTCAGCTTTATAAACTAAACTTTTTGTGAGTCAAAGGAGATTTAAAAAGTTCACAGCAGAACCTCTGAGCTTCCATCTTGTAATTCCAACATGATGTGAACACACTGCTACTTGAGTCAGGCATCATCATTAGCCAAGCACCtggttttcctttttctcatcCCGCCATCATACACAAAGCCTCAGTGCAAATCGGACAGAAAAAGACATAAAAGACAGAACCAGTTAGAGTAAAACTGCATGAGATTTTAGAAGTTCTGTGTGGTTGCTGACGCTAATCACCCAGTAGGCTGTTCTCAGGGTTCTTACAGTCTACATCAGCCCAGTAAGGCAGGATGAAGGGTAAATCAGCCACTTTGCTCTCCAACAGTCTCCACACGTGCTCGGCTACAAACTGGTTGCCCTTCTCAGAGAGGTGCAAGCCATCTGAGAGATACACTGAGTAGtcctgaaagaaaatgaataagaTTTGTTTACATCCAGGCATATTCACATAaccttcttttggctgctcccgttaggggtcaccacagtggatcattggtccgcatatttgatttagcacagtttttacaccggaggcccttcctgatgcaacccttcccaattttatccgggattgggaccggcactgggaatgcactgtcgtgtgcaaccctaggggctggggttggttccctggccggaaATCGAACCCATGtcgcagcggtgagagcgctaTGGCCTAACCACTAAACCTCCTGGGACCAGGCATATTCACATAACTAATCATGtttaaatagtaataaacaTGGAGATTGATTGCAATAAACATTTGTGATTTTAAGAGCGGCTAAACATCAGCTCAACAACGGGTTCAATACTGAATTTTGTCAAATTATCTGAATTATCTGGCTTGTTTAGGCTAGTGCTACATGATATGAGTAAAATATGGTTCCATTATTCTGCTACATACTGCAGTAGTGGTATGGAATATATTAAAACACAGTGGTGAACATGTGTGGCATGGTTAAAGAGCGAGCTgcattattttgaataaaaggATATTTATTGGATTGTGTGAATACCATGACTTAAAAAAACACCCTCAGAAACACTCAACTCacctgagacactgagacacctTAACCCAAAAACCCTGCCATCTTAATTGTAATTACATTTTTGCAAACGTATCTTTTGCAGCTTCTGAGGCTTATTGTTAAAGAGTGTTAAATACCGTGTGATTGCTAATACTGGagtaacaaataacaaatatattgtgcagccctaatacatgtttgttgtgtttttgttaattgGCTAATTCATGGGTAAGAGTATGTGTGCGTGTAGCACCTCTCCATCTTTTTGCATGAGGGACCAGAGGTCGATCACGTCCACTCCACACTGTCCTGCCGTCTGGACACATGCCTGAGCGTACTGACCAGCCACAGAGTTCAGACGGTTCAGAGAGCATCCTGGAGAGCAAGGGGAAAAATTCATATGGTTCAtcttaataaaatacaaacaaacaaacaaccatatAAAAATGGCGAGCGACCTTTTAGTATGCACTCTTTTTCCCAGAGAGCTTCTTGAATTGGTGGAGGAGCGATGAATATGACCTTGTCCTTAGGTACGCCAGCTGAGGCCAGATATTTAACTATGTCCTTCAGATTCTCTGAGTATTCCTCACAAGGAACATGCTGCTGTGGGTTCTTATCTAAAAGAAAAATTAGTATTTAAACAATAGGAAATGTTCAAATGGAAGATACATTTTGAGGAAAATCTATCTAGCTAAGTGAGGGAAGGTTAATTTGGCTATGTTGGATACTAAGCTGAACATGTCTTGCCTTCCAGAGCAGAGTCGTTGGCACCGAAGAACACGGTCACTGCTGCGATAGGAGGATGAGAAGCACCATGATTTGGGATGATCCGGGGAAGAACCAATTTCGCCCATCGAGTGTTGTATCCAGACAAACCTCTGTTCACCACGTCACACTTTCTGACAAAACGGTATAACAGATACAGTAGAGAAGGAACTACTGGACACATAGAACAAGGGTTCTCAAACTATTTGTAGCCAGGGACCCAGTGAACTGTAAAATTAATTCCACACACCCTCTCAGCACAGATTTCTTTCAGaagcattatttaaatttgcTCAGCCATATTCTGACTATTTATTTCTGAGCTTTCTATTCCAGAACTTTTCACCATCATGCATTAGGTCAATGTGTTTCTGAATCAAACCCATTataattcaagtgaccagtctaAAAGACTCACAACCATACGAACTcaataataacttaaaaaaaaaaaaattaaaaatcacagcTTCATCTTCCCCAGTTTAAGGACCAACAGTGACATATGTAATGATTCTCCACACAGTACTAAACATCCAGAGCAATACACAGTGCAGCAGTGTGGAGTTACACTTCAGGCTCTGATAATCTTATGAAATAATCATGCACTCAGTCCATTTCATTACTATCATCTTGTTTATATCACAGAGAGCCTATGGGAGCCTATACAACACCCTAGCTACTGTACTTAGGCTGTAAAAACGATTATGGGCATAACTTCCGGCGGAAGTAGTAGCGCGATGTTGACCGGcttgctctgacagtagttggTGTTGTTTATGTCGTGATTCGTGTGTATTAAAAACTAATACTGTGTTAAAGTTTGATTACGAAGCTCAGGAACAACATGTGCTGTTCGTGGCTGCACTTACAACCAGGCAAAACTGAATTTGTGGCTTAAAGAAGAAGGCTACAGACACAGACCTAAAGTTATGGCGGACTCCTCCTAGGACTTTAGCTATAAAACACTAGAGTTCAGATAATGCTACTACTGCTAGCCTAATACTAATactagttataataataataatattaatcatcatcttttttttatccttaaTTTACTGACCTTCCTCAGTAATACACAGTGCAGAACTGTGGCGTTATACTTCAGGCTCTGATAATATTATGAAATGATCATCATGTTTGTATCACAGAGAGCCTATGGGAGCCTTTGCAACACCCCCTTTTCCTGGCGGCGCTGCTGTAAAACCAATTATGGGTACAACTTCCGGCGGAAGTAGTAGCGCAGTGTTGACCGGCTTGCTCTGACAGTAGTCGGTGTTGTTTATTTCGTGTGTGTTAAAAACTAATACTGTTTGTTGCTTCAGGTGGGAATGGGTTAAAATGTCATTACGAAGCTCAGAAACATGTGCTCTTCGTGGCTGcctaataacagtaataataatattaatcatcatcatcatgtttttttatccTTAATTTACTGACTTTCCACAGCAGTACACAGTGCAGAAGTGTGGAGTTACACTTCAGGCTCTGATAATACCGCAGCTGTGTGTCTACATGAGACTGACATTAAACCCCATGGTGTGACACGGTCAGGCTTTGACTTAGCTCTACGTCAGCTTTTAAGTACACAAAATCATTTTAAGTAGCACACGACCAACTTTATTACTGTAAAGGTACTGCTAAGCCTCCGAGCTCTTCAGATTGCTCACTGTCCTACCGTCACAAGCATCTGAATCAACAAAATAGCTAATTATGCTACTGTAAGTAGCATCCGCGACCACTTTTTTAATCGTCCTCCCATTCCTCTACTGAGGAAAGGACTGATGCTGATGTCCTTTATAAGCTCCATCAGAGTGTGATTGTGGCAAGAGTAATTCAACATCTTGCATCTTGAGCCTGCTTGAATAAATGACTGGCAATACCGCTGTTAAAGGTTTGTTTACGTCTAAACGGAAGTTACGCCCATAATTCGCGCAAAGCATCATGGGGAGTATGAAAAAGGTGGAATATGAAGACATTAAGGTTATAAAGGGTTAAAAACTCACCTCGCAAGCTTGTGTGCTATGTCAGAGCCCCATCCTTGGGCTTGGAAAGAAAACTGAAAGACATGAATCGTCTCATAATGGAGGAATTATATTATgcactgcctgtgtgtgtgtgtgtgtgtgtgtgtgtgtgtgaatcttgTCCTAACCTACCTGTGTAATCGAGTCTCCAAACAGAATTACCTGAGGCCagataatacgctttattttcGACATTGTGCTAAACCAAAGTATcacatgtaaatgttttaaacagtcTTCTTCCCTGTTTCACTCCGCCGGTGGCTCAGTGCAGAAGTTACTCATCAGCGCCCCCTCCCGGAGCTCGGGAACAGTGCACAACAGCACCTGCAGTAATGCTGTGTTTCTCCTTGGGTTAAACTTAACCTACTTAATTTATGTgttacacacagtactgatcGTTCCTGTTAACCTGGCTCAGAATCCAGTGATGGAAACATCAGAATAgtctgaaatacacacaaaaaaggacGTTTGGTCTGGCTATGAAGATATGAagaatatatttcttttaatatCCATATTTTCTCTGTATAACAAGCCTACAACAGTAATATTCCGCATTTCATATGACattgaaaatgatattttttttacagcagacTTTTATAGTAGTCCTGGGAATCAGTTCTTCATCTTCACTAAGCAAACTTTTATGTGTTTGCATGTtcatattgttatatatatatatatatatatatatatatacatatatatatataaatttaaacttttaGTTGAaagcaaatactgtatataaaaacaaGGCAACggactatatttttaaaataataaattttaataaaataaaattttaataattaaaaaaaaattataaaatggtgtgtctgtatgttgataTTGGTCTTAAAATTTCATAATCTACCCTTTAAATTTAGAACAAACCAGAGTGATTAGTAAAATTGCTGTAAAGTTTACTGATCCACAGTTAAATTTACTAAAACACAGTTAAAAGAGGCGTTATTCTTCCTTTTTGGCTGCactacatgtatttatttatttgtttgtttgtttgtttatatatatgcaTGGAAATGCTGCTCCGTGAATAATTAAGTTTTATTTCCTGTTAGTCAGTTGCACGGAAGTTTGAAGCTTTGCGGATTTCACCGTGAACATGTTTGACCACACAGCACTGCGCCCTTGTTTATGTTCTTGAGCTGAAGAGCAGAAAGTTTGTCTCCCAGGCCGCGGCTCCTTTAAGTTCAGCTGGGTGGAGTCGCACAGGAAGTGAAGTGTCAACGCTAGACTCgccaaaacacagagagagcCGGAGACGTGGTGCTGTGATGGTCCTGGACCTCGGTACGCTTTTAAACTGGTAACCACCACACGTCCAGAGCAGAGGTGAGACCCGCGCCGCCATTACACCCGGTCCTGGGCCGCGTGTGTGCTGAAAGAAAGTCGGCTTTAAGAGCGTAAATAATCAAAGTAGGTAGTATGGTGTGGGTGGGGCGAGGGGGTTCTCCTAGCAACGGGCTTCCGTTACTTCCATGGTGAGAAGTCCTTAATGAGAAACCCACAGTGGGAAATTTTAACGCTCGCGAGCGCGGTGTAATCACGCGAGACCAGAGCGCGCGAGGACTCTCGAGCGCGCGCCAAGAACCAAAGCCGGTTAGAGGCGGATTAAGTGGCTAGAAGTTTACTAGACGCTCATGAAGGTGTGGGCGCGTGAGCCCAGGCACGAGAGTGTGCTGTTGTTGAGGCTGAGGTTTCGGTTTTGGTCTGTCTCAAACAAATATTACAGTTAGTTCACTAAGTGCTCATGTCAGCACTTTATCCAGGAGCTGTGTGTGGGTTAGTGCCCAGAACAGTGCCAGGAACAGTCACACTGCCCAGCTGCTCTGTGGGATTGTAGGGGTGGATGGGTGTGTGCATGGACAACTGGCTTTCAGTTCTGCCCAGAAACACTACACTTGATTTGTGCACTCACTGCATGTCATAAAAATGACATAGTGCTACTTTTCAGTTTTACACTCCAATTATTCATATATAATAAGAACTTGGGATCACAAAATGAGATTCATGTTAgagaaaattcattcattcatctgcagtaactttatcctggtcaggatcacagcctatcctgggaacactggatgtgagaAGGGAATACAGCATAGATGAAAAGCCAGTCcattgcatgcacacacacattcacacactcattcatagcCAGCCAGTAAACTTACTCGAGGTGGGTGGAAAATAGAGAactgggaggaaacccacagagacactgagagaacatgcacaaaatgCCACACAGACGgaaacccgagctcaggatcgaaccctggagctgtgaagcagctaCGTTACCTGATACCTACACTGACTTGCCGTTGTGTCTGACAAACCATATTCTTTGTAGGTGAACATTTCCTGACAGTAGCCattttcttgttatttcaattcagttcaattcaattttatttgtatagcacgtttaacaatggacattgtcacatagcagctttacagaaatatataaattccagatataaatgttaagtttataaatttatgcctaatgagtaagccagaggcggtgatggcaaggaaaaactcccagagaggacatgaggaagaaaccttagaggaactcaaaagggaacccatcctcatctgagtgacaccggatagtgcaattataaaaaaaaattctcttctATAGcagtatactatatagtcaaaaaatgcaattgtgtaaacagaaaCTTACAAGCTTATTAGCAacttatgagtatgagcatcagtctcatttctgaatttattatagttttatcTTT
This genomic window contains:
- the iah1 gene encoding isoamyl acetate-hydrolyzing esterase 1 homolog codes for the protein MSKIKRIIWPQVILFGDSITQFSFQAQGWGSDIAHKLARKCDVVNRGLSGYNTRWAKLVLPRIIPNHGASHPPIAAVTVFFGANDSALEDKNPQQHVPCEEYSENLKDIVKYLASAGVPKDKVIFIAPPPIQEALWEKECILKGCSLNRLNSVAGQYAQACVQTAGQCGVDVIDLWSLMQKDGEDYSVYLSDGLHLSEKGNQFVAEHVWRLLESKVADLPFILPYWADVDCKNPENSLLGD